TGGTATAGCCGGAGAATTTCTGCTTCGTCTAGGGAATTGCGTTCGATGGCTCGACTAATCCAGTCCGTAATTTTCTCGACGCAGAGCTTAATTGCTTGGTCAACTCCGGGGCGATCGCTGAGGTCAACATTTAAAGAAAAATTTTGGCTGTCCTTGTGATAACTCAGAATTTCGTGTTTGCCGACTAACCAGCGTTTGGGATTATCCATCAAAATCTTGTCCCACTCGCTGATATCTGAGCGATCGTAGCCGCCAAGGGCGCGTGCCAGCTCCTTTCGACTTGCTATCCCATTCCGAGTCAGCAGATGCAGAATAACGACTGGCTGATACACTGCCGTCATGGACATTGTTTGATCCAAAAACTCGATCAGCTCCGAAATCGATCGCATGGCTCCCCACTCAAAAATCACATGACCCTTAGACACAAGGCTGCATCCTACCTAGGAACATCCCTAGAGTAAGAATTCCCACAGTCATCTTTGCCCTAACACCTCTTCAAAACTTTGTTGTTCAACTTGCCGATTGAAAGATGACCCCATCATCGAGTATGTGCCCAATCCTCTAGAGTGGTAAACCATTGGGGATAAGGGCGCGATCGCTCCCGAGCCCTCAACGTTCAAATACCGGCAATTTAGGTCACAAGCTGTAGAAAATGTAATAAAGATTCACGTCTTCAGCATTTGCCATCGAAACTGTGGCATGGTAACGTGCGTAGATTTCACCCTGACCTCAGCGATCGCAACTGTCGACCCACAGGATCAAACAGATACTGTCAAGCTGGGTGACGGACGATAGTCATGCCAACATCTCTACATGATTATCCCGTAATTTCAACCTTGACAGATAGATGCCCACTTTTAGATGCCCATTTTATGTCGTGATTATCAACGCATCACCCTTGACCATGGCGCACCCGATCGCCCCTGCCTACCCCTTCGCCCATTTCACCCCTGATGCCACCTGATACTAAACCTACTGCCATGTTTGCCCGCCACAAAACCTTTCATCCCCACGTTGGTTGCTTGAAGAAAGGATATGACAAGGCCCACACCGATCCCCAGATTG
The Leptolyngbya sp. CCY15150 DNA segment above includes these coding regions:
- a CDS encoding DUF3883 domain-containing protein; amino-acid sequence: MSKGHVIFEWGAMRSISELIEFLDQTMSMTAVYQPVVILHLLTRNGIASRKELARALGGYDRSDISEWDKILMDNPKRWLVGKHEILSYHKDSQNFSLNVDLSDRPGVDQAIKLCVEKITDWISRAIERNSLDEAEILRLYQVLDSARHGGYDQEADVDSETDEFAMAVSVQLLHQDYPDQPITQQPHDTLGFDILVGTVQAPIAYVNVKATPALMPTIALSEGERQFSIEQSDKFIVMVIYAINLAAHAYRVARHTGAIQPQTNVLVPTRWKLMLSESS